The following are encoded together in the Phaseolus vulgaris cultivar G19833 chromosome 9, P. vulgaris v2.0, whole genome shotgun sequence genome:
- the LOC137823192 gene encoding uncharacterized protein, whose protein sequence is MANRWLRPEVYPLFAAVGAAVGICGFQLVRNICINPEVRVNKEGRKAGVLENFSEGEKYTEHFLRKYVRNRSPEIMPSLNSFFADPSRN, encoded by the exons ATGGCCAATCGCTGGCTCAGACCCGAG GTGTATCCGCTGTTCGCCGCGGTTGGTGCTGCTGTTGGGATCTGTGGGTTTCAACTGGTTCGTAATATCTGCATCAATCCTGAAGTCAG GGTGAACAAGGAGGGAAGGAAGGCTGGAGTGTTGGAGAACTTCTCTGAGGGAGAGAAGTATACCGAGCATTTCCTGAGGAAGTATGTGCGCAACAGATCTCCAGAGATTATGCCCTCCCTCAACAGCTTCTTTGCTGACCCAAGTCGCAACTAA